A genomic segment from Marinifilum sp. JC120 encodes:
- the gyrA gene encoding DNA gyrase subunit A produces MSQITIEEELKKSYLEYSLSVIIGRAIPDVRDGLKPVHRRILYAMHELGNSYNRSYKKSARVVGDVIGKYHPHGDSAVYDALVRMAQEFSMRDPLVDGQGNFGSIDGDAAAAMRYTEARMSKLSSEFLADLEKKTVDFRDNYDNSLQEPSVLPTKVPNLLLNGTSGIAVGMATNIPPHNLGELINGTVHLLDTPECEIEDLMVHIKGPDFPTGALCFGGKGLREAYLTGRGSIKIRGVVNIEEKKNGRQSIVITEIPYALNKSSMVEKIAQLVGEGKIEGVSDLRDESDRKGIRVVVDLKKGAIADIIINSLYKFTQLEQSFGINMMAVNANRPQLMNIKQILEAFLEHRREVIIRRTRFDLDKCEKRAHILEGLRIALDNIDEVVKIIRASSNGDEARTGLMDRFELSRVQAQAILDMRLQRLTNLEQEKLLEEYAEILKKIEYFKSILENEEVLKGVIRDELVEIKENYATERKTVLMDHNPDDIDIEDLIPDDDAVITLSRRGYIKRTPLSNYQKQKRGGKGIAGVQTKDGDFIHTFLTTSNHQFLLLFTSKGKMFKIKVHQVPEASRIARGAHIANLLPLEKDETIATAMTMREFEEEDFFLFVTKNGMVKRSSIALYRNCRQSGIRAVALKEGDELITVKEVNADSEAVLVTRNGTSIRFSCQDARSMGRVASGVKGIALRPGDEVVSGVVTGDEERVQLLTISEGGYGKRTDIEQHRLQTRGGKGIISMRVTTKTGKVLGSIMVSPDDEVVLLTSGNKIIRMGVKDVSLVGRATQGVRLVRMDDGDHVVGFDLVQEATEEIEEIASESEGEESTS; encoded by the coding sequence ATGTCTCAAATCACGATTGAAGAAGAGCTTAAGAAATCGTACCTAGAGTACTCCTTGAGCGTTATCATAGGCCGCGCCATCCCGGATGTAAGGGATGGTCTTAAGCCTGTGCACAGGCGTATTCTTTACGCCATGCACGAGCTGGGCAACAGTTACAACAGGTCTTACAAGAAATCTGCCCGTGTTGTCGGTGACGTAATCGGTAAATATCACCCGCACGGTGACTCCGCTGTTTACGATGCCTTGGTTCGTATGGCGCAGGAATTTTCCATGCGCGATCCTCTTGTGGACGGTCAGGGTAACTTCGGTTCCATTGACGGCGACGCCGCAGCTGCCATGCGTTACACCGAAGCAAGAATGTCCAAACTCAGTTCCGAGTTCCTGGCCGACCTTGAGAAGAAGACTGTCGATTTTCGTGACAACTACGATAACTCCTTGCAGGAACCTTCTGTCCTGCCCACCAAGGTTCCCAACCTGCTGCTGAACGGTACTTCCGGTATTGCGGTCGGTATGGCTACCAATATTCCGCCCCATAACCTCGGCGAGTTGATTAACGGTACTGTGCATCTGCTCGATACCCCCGAGTGTGAAATTGAAGACCTCATGGTCCACATCAAAGGTCCTGACTTCCCTACCGGAGCACTCTGCTTCGGCGGAAAGGGGCTGCGTGAGGCTTATCTGACCGGTCGCGGTTCCATCAAAATTCGCGGTGTTGTGAATATTGAAGAGAAAAAGAACGGTCGTCAGTCAATTGTCATCACCGAAATTCCTTATGCCCTGAACAAATCCAGCATGGTTGAGAAGATCGCCCAGCTGGTTGGTGAAGGTAAAATCGAAGGCGTTTCCGACCTGCGTGATGAATCTGACCGTAAGGGTATCCGCGTTGTTGTTGACCTGAAAAAAGGCGCAATTGCAGATATCATCATCAACTCCCTGTATAAGTTCACCCAGCTTGAGCAGAGTTTCGGCATCAACATGATGGCCGTTAACGCCAACCGTCCGCAGCTGATGAATATTAAACAGATTCTGGAGGCATTCCTTGAACACCGTCGCGAAGTAATCATTCGCCGCACAAGGTTTGATCTTGATAAGTGCGAAAAACGCGCTCACATTCTCGAAGGTCTGCGCATTGCGTTGGATAACATCGACGAAGTGGTCAAAATCATTCGCGCTTCCAGTAACGGCGATGAAGCCCGCACCGGACTCATGGATAGATTTGAACTTTCCAGAGTGCAGGCACAGGCAATTCTGGATATGAGATTGCAGCGTCTTACTAACCTTGAGCAGGAAAAACTGCTTGAAGAATACGCTGAAATTCTCAAGAAAATTGAATACTTCAAGTCCATTCTTGAAAACGAAGAAGTACTCAAAGGCGTTATCCGCGACGAACTGGTTGAGATCAAAGAGAATTACGCCACCGAGCGTAAGACCGTGCTTATGGATCACAACCCCGATGACATCGACATCGAAGACCTGATCCCCGATGACGATGCGGTTATCACTCTTTCCAGACGTGGTTACATCAAGCGTACTCCGCTTTCCAATTACCAGAAGCAAAAGCGCGGCGGTAAAGGTATTGCCGGTGTTCAGACCAAGGATGGAGATTTTATCCACACCTTCCTGACCACCTCCAATCACCAGTTCCTGCTGCTGTTTACTTCCAAGGGTAAGATGTTCAAAATCAAGGTTCATCAGGTTCCCGAAGCAAGCCGCATCGCCCGTGGCGCGCATATCGCCAACCTGCTGCCTCTTGAAAAGGACGAAACCATCGCCACTGCGATGACCATGCGTGAGTTCGAGGAAGAGGATTTCTTCCTGTTCGTAACCAAGAACGGTATGGTCAAACGTTCTTCAATAGCCCTCTACCGCAATTGCCGTCAGTCCGGTATTCGTGCGGTAGCCCTGAAGGAAGGCGATGAACTGATTACCGTAAAAGAAGTTAATGCAGATTCAGAAGCTGTACTGGTCACCAGAAACGGTACTTCTATTCGCTTTAGCTGCCAGGATGCCCGTTCCATGGGTCGTGTGGCCAGTGGTGTTAAGGGGATTGCCCTGCGTCCCGGTGATGAAGTTGTTTCCGGCGTTGTTACCGGTGATGAAGAGCGCGTCCAGCTGCTGACTATCTCTGAAGGCGGTTACGGTAAGCGTACCGACATCGAACAGCATCGCTTACAGACTCGTGGCGGTAAGGGAATCATCAGCATGAGAGTGACCACTAAGACCGGCAAGGTGCTCGGTTCAATTATGGTTTCACCTGATGATGAAGTTGTTCTGCTCACTTCCGGTAACAAGATCATCCGCATGGGCGTGAAGGATGTCTCCCTTGTGGGTCGTGCTACTCAGGGTGTGAGATTGGTACGCATGGATGACGGCGACCATGTTGTTGGTTTTGACCTTGTTCAAGAAGCAACTGAAGAAATTGAAGAAATTGCTTCTGAATCTGAAGGTGAAGAATCCACATCATGA
- a CDS encoding carboxymuconolactone decarboxylase family protein, which produces MAETQIELKKTIGVNWETYNKLMPEVGDLYDQFHGEIYKDGSVKAKDKRLMALVGALVSGCRACMLYQTEEALNLGASVDEVLESCAVAISLGGTMAAGETTHIMGLLKEIGRID; this is translated from the coding sequence ATGGCTGAAACACAAATCGAACTTAAGAAAACAATTGGCGTGAACTGGGAAACCTACAATAAACTTATGCCTGAAGTCGGCGATCTCTATGATCAGTTTCATGGGGAAATTTATAAGGACGGATCTGTTAAAGCCAAAGATAAAAGACTGATGGCTTTGGTTGGGGCGCTGGTCAGTGGATGTAGGGCCTGTATGCTTTATCAGACTGAGGAAGCTTTGAATCTGGGCGCAAGTGTGGATGAAGTCCTTGAGAGCTGCGCTGTGGCAATTTCCCTTGGCGGAACAATGGCCGCAGGTGAAACAACACACATTATGGGATTACTAAAGGAAATTGGCAGAATAGATTAG
- the gyrB gene encoding DNA topoisomerase (ATP-hydrolyzing) subunit B has translation MASNQDYSAESITVLEGLAAVRKRPAMYIGSTDIRGLHHLVYEVVDNSIDEAMGGYCDKFKVTLHMDNSVTVSDNGRGIPVDIHPKEKKPALEIVMTVLHAGGKFDNDAYKVSGGLHGVGVSCVNALSEHLEATVRRGGKMYRQTYVRGVPQGPVECIGDAVTTGTTVRFRPDEEIFETNQFDFSVLKKRFRELAYLNKGLEIEFVDERTNEKANFKADGGIVSFVEDLNKGQTTVSDIIYAESETENVITELAIQYNTAFKENTHTFANNIRTIEGGTHLAGFKGALTRAINTYIQNSDLPKKLKHKMSGDDVREGLTAVISVKLPEPQFEGQTKTKLGNSEMVGIVSGMVYDKLSSYFQENPKDAKCIIEKVVDAARAREAARKARDLVRRKGALSDHSLPGKLADCQSKDPSESELFIVEGDSAGGSAKQGRNPKHQAILPLRGKILNVEKTRFDKMLGNKEIRALITAMGIGIGQEEGEKDFDKLRYHKVVIMTDADVDGSHIRTLLLTFFFRQYEELIQRGHLYIAQPPLYRIAKGKYEKFIKDDPELYSLLIERVAKDIAIKTKCGQEYHHESLVELLNDIRFIKSKIGEAANMGISDALFANLVSLDEKMTPEMFADSDPQSFVSKMEESGYKVIVEREETETEGEARVYVIFENENGHRNRLAVEFFNSKLFRNTYDRNRKIVDDCDGIDFIIVRGENETEVRGIFKLLDGVMEEAYKGINLQRYKGLGEMNPEQLWETTMDPEKRTMLQVTIEDASGANEIFEDLMGDNVEPRREFIEKNALAVQELDI, from the coding sequence ATGGCTTCTAATCAAGATTACAGCGCGGAATCGATTACCGTCCTAGAGGGTCTGGCTGCGGTTAGAAAAAGACCCGCCATGTATATCGGTTCCACCGATATCAGGGGCTTGCACCACCTTGTTTACGAGGTGGTCGACAACTCCATCGATGAAGCCATGGGCGGATATTGCGATAAGTTCAAAGTTACTCTGCACATGGATAACAGCGTTACTGTTTCCGATAACGGACGCGGTATCCCCGTTGATATTCATCCAAAAGAAAAAAAACCTGCTCTTGAAATCGTTATGACTGTACTGCACGCCGGCGGTAAATTCGATAATGATGCCTATAAAGTTTCCGGCGGATTGCACGGAGTTGGTGTTTCTTGCGTAAATGCCCTCTCTGAGCATCTTGAGGCCACTGTTCGACGCGGGGGCAAGATGTATCGTCAAACTTACGTCAGAGGGGTGCCTCAGGGTCCTGTGGAGTGTATTGGTGATGCGGTGACCACCGGAACTACCGTCCGCTTCCGTCCTGACGAGGAAATTTTCGAAACCAACCAGTTTGATTTCAGCGTTCTTAAAAAGCGTTTCCGTGAGTTGGCTTACCTGAATAAAGGTCTTGAAATTGAATTTGTGGATGAAAGAACCAATGAAAAGGCTAATTTTAAAGCTGACGGCGGTATTGTTTCATTTGTCGAAGATTTGAACAAAGGTCAGACCACAGTAAGTGACATTATTTACGCTGAGTCTGAAACCGAAAACGTAATTACTGAACTGGCTATCCAGTACAATACAGCGTTCAAGGAAAACACCCACACCTTTGCCAACAACATCCGCACTATTGAGGGTGGTACTCACCTTGCCGGTTTTAAGGGCGCGCTGACCCGCGCAATTAATACTTATATCCAGAATTCGGATCTGCCTAAGAAACTTAAGCACAAGATGTCCGGTGATGATGTTCGTGAAGGTTTGACCGCTGTAATCAGTGTGAAATTGCCTGAACCGCAGTTTGAAGGGCAGACCAAGACCAAACTCGGTAACTCCGAAATGGTCGGTATTGTTTCCGGCATGGTTTACGACAAGCTTTCATCTTATTTTCAGGAAAACCCAAAAGACGCCAAATGCATCATCGAAAAAGTAGTTGATGCAGCAAGAGCCAGAGAAGCAGCCCGCAAGGCCCGCGATCTGGTACGCCGTAAAGGTGCTCTTTCTGACCATTCATTGCCCGGTAAGCTTGCTGACTGCCAGTCTAAAGATCCTTCCGAAAGTGAACTCTTCATTGTTGAGGGTGACTCTGCGGGCGGTTCTGCGAAGCAGGGCCGTAACCCCAAGCATCAGGCTATCCTGCCTCTGCGCGGTAAGATTCTGAATGTGGAAAAGACCCGTTTTGACAAGATGCTCGGTAACAAGGAAATCCGGGCTCTGATAACCGCCATGGGTATCGGAATCGGTCAGGAAGAAGGGGAGAAGGATTTCGACAAGCTGCGTTACCATAAGGTCGTTATCATGACTGATGCGGATGTTGACGGCTCCCACATCAGAACCCTGCTGCTGACCTTTTTCTTCCGTCAGTATGAAGAGCTTATCCAGCGCGGACATCTCTATATTGCCCAGCCTCCGCTGTACCGCATAGCCAAGGGTAAGTATGAGAAATTCATCAAGGATGACCCTGAACTTTATTCACTGCTCATCGAAAGGGTGGCTAAAGATATTGCCATCAAAACCAAGTGCGGACAGGAATACCATCACGAATCTCTTGTTGAGCTGCTGAATGATATTCGCTTTATCAAGAGCAAAATCGGTGAAGCTGCCAATATGGGTATTTCAGATGCCTTGTTTGCCAATCTGGTCAGCCTTGATGAAAAGATGACTCCTGAAATGTTTGCTGACAGTGATCCGCAATCTTTTGTCTCCAAAATGGAAGAATCGGGATACAAGGTTATCGTTGAGCGCGAAGAGACTGAAACAGAAGGCGAAGCCCGCGTTTACGTTATTTTTGAAAATGAAAACGGGCACCGTAACAGATTGGCAGTTGAATTCTTCAACTCCAAACTGTTCAGAAATACTTATGACCGTAACCGCAAGATTGTTGATGATTGTGATGGAATTGATTTCATCATCGTGCGCGGAGAAAATGAAACCGAAGTCAGAGGTATTTTCAAGTTGCTCGATGGCGTAATGGAAGAGGCCTACAAGGGTATCAATCTCCAGCGCTACAAAGGTCTGGGCGAAATGAACCCTGAACAGCTCTGGGAAACCACCATGGATCCTGAAAAAAGAACCATGTTGCAGGTGACCATTGAAGATGCTTCAGGAGCTAATGAAATCTTTGAAGATCTTATGGGTGACAATGTTGAACCTCGCCGTGAATTTATCGAGAAAAATGCTCTAGCAGTTCAAGAGTTAGATATTTAA
- a CDS encoding DNA polymerase III subunit beta: protein MYLKVNRDEVIEGLQKSASIIPAKTGAAYLRTIWLKSESGNLRIMSTDSNLEFCGTYPAEIVEEGLAGVQGRAFYDLVRKLPSGELTIKNDADGSSILVEQGSRKYKLPVNDPTWFQKFSDFPSEGAVFWSGDFLLEMIERIAFCISDEDSMEAIACMNIIPSADENGKFVEVCGLNGHQFARLKFINDDIHSILPEEGILIQKKYLVELKKWLTEDEIELSLSEKRLFFKTADGKETFSLPLSYYQYPNYKNFLAKLGDDDVSRMTVEKSELSMALDRISIFNTDSNRCASFLFNPGELVLFSQGQEVGTATESMEIEFAGEMERIAFPTKNLIEILGHFQSDKINFTLTGSEAPCGVTGNDDNEYLVIVMPMKVQEETYYSEEDV, encoded by the coding sequence ATGTATTTAAAGGTGAATAGGGATGAAGTGATCGAAGGATTGCAGAAGTCTGCCAGCATCATTCCCGCCAAGACAGGTGCCGCATATCTGCGCACCATATGGCTGAAAAGCGAAAGTGGAAATCTGCGCATCATGTCCACTGATTCCAACCTGGAATTCTGCGGAACATATCCGGCTGAGATCGTAGAAGAGGGTCTTGCTGGTGTGCAGGGACGTGCATTCTATGATCTGGTCCGCAAGCTGCCTTCCGGTGAACTGACCATCAAGAACGATGCTGACGGTTCTTCCATTCTGGTGGAGCAGGGTTCCAGAAAATACAAGTTGCCGGTGAATGATCCCACCTGGTTTCAGAAATTCTCCGACTTCCCTTCAGAGGGAGCTGTATTCTGGTCAGGTGATTTCCTGTTGGAGATGATCGAAAGAATCGCCTTCTGCATCAGTGATGAAGACAGCATGGAAGCCATTGCCTGCATGAACATTATCCCTTCTGCTGATGAGAATGGTAAGTTTGTGGAAGTATGCGGCCTTAACGGACATCAGTTCGCACGCCTTAAATTCATCAATGATGACATTCATTCTATTCTTCCTGAAGAAGGAATCCTCATTCAGAAGAAATATCTGGTTGAACTGAAGAAATGGCTCACTGAGGATGAGATTGAACTCAGTCTCAGTGAAAAGCGTCTTTTCTTTAAGACTGCTGATGGTAAAGAAACTTTCAGCCTGCCGCTCAGCTACTACCAGTATCCCAACTACAAAAACTTCCTGGCCAAGCTGGGTGATGATGATGTTTCCCGTATGACAGTAGAAAAGTCCGAGCTTTCCATGGCTCTGGATCGTATTTCTATCTTCAATACCGATTCCAACCGTTGTGCTTCTTTCTTGTTCAATCCCGGTGAGCTGGTACTTTTCTCTCAGGGGCAGGAAGTGGGTACCGCAACAGAGTCCATGGAGATCGAGTTTGCAGGTGAAATGGAACGCATTGCTTTCCCCACCAAGAATCTCATTGAGATCCTTGGACACTTCCAGTCCGATAAAATTAATTTCACCCTGACCGGATCCGAAGCACCTTGCGGCGTAACCGGAAATGATGACAACGAGTATCTCGTCATCGTCATGCCCATGAAGGTTCAGGAAGAGACCTACTACAGCGAGGAAGACGTTTAA
- a CDS encoding DMT family transporter produces MSTKSFKADILLLITAIIWGAAFVAQRVGMDYMGPLTFNAVRFALGAAALLPLIQRIDREKKKDGTYQEVDKGSFFKGSLVAGGALFLGATFQQWGLVYTTAGNAGFITGLYVVFVPIMGLFFKQKTGLPTWVGAVLAVIGMYLLSVNESFHIEMGDLLVLCCAVFFAGHVVVISLLATKVDPVKFAAGQFVVCSVFSFIGAFALETMTFAGIWAGIVPILYGGLMSVGVAYTLQVVAQQEAKPAHAAIILSLESVFAALAGWLMLGELLTTQGLIGCGLMLCGMLLSQIKS; encoded by the coding sequence ATGAGTACAAAGAGTTTTAAGGCCGATATTTTATTGCTTATCACTGCCATTATCTGGGGTGCTGCATTTGTGGCCCAGCGGGTGGGGATGGATTACATGGGTCCGCTTACTTTCAATGCGGTCCGTTTTGCTTTGGGTGCTGCTGCTCTGCTACCACTCATTCAGCGCATAGACCGCGAAAAGAAGAAAGACGGTACTTATCAGGAAGTGGATAAGGGAAGTTTTTTTAAAGGCAGTCTGGTTGCGGGCGGGGCATTATTTTTAGGGGCGACTTTTCAGCAATGGGGACTAGTTTATACCACGGCCGGCAATGCAGGATTTATCACCGGATTGTACGTGGTTTTTGTTCCTATTATGGGATTATTTTTTAAGCAGAAAACCGGGCTTCCTACTTGGGTCGGCGCAGTGCTGGCCGTTATCGGTATGTATTTGCTTTCTGTTAACGAGAGTTTTCATATTGAGATGGGTGACCTGTTGGTACTCTGTTGTGCGGTCTTTTTTGCCGGGCATGTTGTAGTGATTTCCCTGCTGGCAACCAAGGTCGATCCGGTTAAGTTTGCAGCAGGGCAGTTTGTAGTATGTTCTGTATTTAGTTTTATCGGTGCATTTGCATTGGAAACCATGACATTTGCAGGTATTTGGGCCGGGATTGTACCTATTCTTTACGGCGGGCTTATGTCTGTCGGTGTAGCCTATACTTTGCAGGTGGTGGCCCAGCAGGAAGCAAAGCCTGCACACGCGGCAATTATTCTCAGTCTGGAGTCAGTTTTTGCGGCTCTCGCCGGGTGGTTGATGCTCGGTGAATTGTTGACTACGCAGGGCTTGATCGGGTGTGGGTTGATGCTTTGCGGTATGTTATTATCGCAGATTAAATCATGA
- a CDS encoding chromosomal replication initiator DnaA produces the protein MKEALRNHLLNSCSDSELTRWFDPINIDISDKSGEVVVTFPHAFFGQWFKSSIQDRFEEQLGQFLGSGFSVSYSNNGSSQTSVQEQPVSIKKIDFPFGHNFTFENFLISKKNYFPLASAREVTRVDNISFNPFVICGKSGSGKSHLLKAIANEVCKNVEREKVFLGNVDDVQNIYSVRFGGDIIRARNYFFDFEYFFLDDLKQIKKYEHLQQELISIFNNFYENGKQMVFSCTDKLASYDFLNKNLKSRLEWGLIVTLKRPDLEIRAKYVQKQCKLKKLPLSKDQILTLSQRFQDFRYLQGIIIKLSAFRELVRKNMDDRDFEHILSNTEEKADETLTPEYVIECVASHFNLKPSDLTGSKRHKMTAHARQVAMYLCRELLGISYPALGRTFGGKDHSTVLYSVKKIQELQRDDKVLKRLLIDLKNKCLLRVSN, from the coding sequence GTGAAAGAAGCACTTAGAAATCACCTTTTGAATTCATGCTCTGATTCCGAGCTGACACGCTGGTTTGACCCCATAAATATCGACATTTCCGACAAGAGCGGAGAGGTTGTAGTTACTTTTCCACACGCTTTTTTCGGGCAGTGGTTCAAATCAAGTATTCAGGACCGTTTTGAAGAACAGCTGGGCCAGTTTCTGGGTAGCGGATTCTCCGTATCCTACTCCAATAACGGTTCAAGCCAGACTTCGGTTCAAGAGCAGCCCGTCAGCATCAAGAAGATTGACTTTCCATTCGGGCATAACTTTACCTTTGAAAACTTCCTGATCAGCAAGAAGAACTACTTCCCCCTTGCCTCAGCCAGAGAAGTGACCCGTGTAGATAACATCTCCTTCAACCCTTTTGTCATCTGCGGCAAGAGCGGTTCCGGTAAATCACATCTTTTGAAAGCCATTGCCAACGAAGTCTGTAAAAATGTCGAACGGGAAAAAGTGTTCCTCGGAAACGTTGATGACGTACAAAACATCTACTCTGTTCGTTTTGGCGGCGACATCATACGTGCGAGGAATTATTTCTTTGATTTTGAATACTTCTTCCTTGATGACCTTAAGCAGATCAAAAAATACGAACACCTACAGCAGGAACTAATCTCCATTTTCAACAACTTTTATGAAAATGGAAAACAGATGGTCTTCAGCTGTACGGATAAACTGGCTTCCTACGACTTTTTGAACAAGAACCTAAAATCAAGACTGGAATGGGGACTTATCGTCACCCTGAAAAGACCGGACCTCGAGATCAGGGCCAAATATGTTCAGAAGCAATGTAAACTGAAAAAACTACCCCTGAGTAAGGACCAGATCCTTACCCTTTCTCAAAGATTTCAGGATTTTAGATACCTTCAAGGTATCATCATCAAACTTTCTGCATTCCGTGAACTTGTACGCAAGAACATGGATGACCGGGATTTTGAACATATCCTCAGCAACACGGAAGAAAAAGCCGACGAGACTCTTACACCTGAATACGTGATCGAGTGCGTGGCTTCTCATTTCAACCTCAAACCTTCCGACCTTACCGGGAGCAAAAGGCACAAGATGACCGCCCATGCACGGCAGGTGGCCATGTACCTTTGCAGGGAACTTTTAGGGATATCCTACCCCGCTCTAGGCCGGACATTTGGAGGAAAAGACCACTCGACTGTTCTTTATTCTGTTAAAAAAATTCAAGAATTACAAAGAGATGATAAGGTTTTGAAAAGACTGTTGATAGACTTGAAGAATAAGTGTCTTTTACGTGTCTCAAACTAG
- a CDS encoding glutamine synthetase: MAAPIFNCKNADDVLKAVRDYNISFVQFWFVDILGTLKSFQITPKELEASFEEGMGFDGSSILGFTRIEESDMIAIPDPTTFQLCSWRPTDRPVARMFCDIQNPDGTPYEGDSRWVLKKTLDKAAERGYTYYVGPELEFFLFKDEKGTKIIDRGGYFDAPPLDLGNDVRRDIIFSLEQMGYDVEYSHHEVAPSQHEIDLRYAEGMRMADTAMTYRVIVKEMARKHGIYATFMPKPIFGENGSGMHVHQSLFKNGRNVFFDANDEFHLSPEGKSYIAGILKHAPEMTCVTNQWVNSYKRLVPGYEAPVYVSWARKNRSTLVRVPMYKPGKENATRMELRCPDPAANPYLCFAVMLQAGLKGIDEAYELPAPIEENIFAMDGPTLAEHGITALPGNLYEAAVAMKNGEVVKECLGEHIHSNLYRNKIKEWDKYRTQVTEYEISTYLPVL; the protein is encoded by the coding sequence GTGGCTGCGCCAATTTTCAACTGCAAAAACGCTGACGATGTCCTGAAAGCTGTACGTGATTACAATATCAGCTTTGTACAGTTCTGGTTTGTAGATATTCTCGGAACCCTTAAAAGTTTCCAGATCACCCCCAAGGAACTTGAAGCTTCCTTTGAGGAAGGTATGGGCTTTGACGGTTCTTCCATTCTAGGCTTCACTCGCATCGAAGAATCGGACATGATCGCCATTCCCGATCCAACCACCTTCCAGCTCTGCTCATGGCGGCCCACAGATAGACCTGTTGCCCGCATGTTCTGCGATATTCAGAACCCTGACGGAACACCTTATGAAGGAGACAGCCGCTGGGTACTCAAAAAGACCCTCGATAAGGCAGCTGAACGCGGTTACACCTACTATGTAGGTCCCGAACTTGAATTTTTCCTTTTTAAAGATGAGAAAGGCACCAAAATCATCGACCGTGGCGGTTACTTTGACGCCCCGCCGCTGGATCTCGGTAACGATGTCCGCCGGGACATTATTTTCTCCCTTGAGCAAATGGGTTACGATGTAGAATACAGCCATCACGAGGTAGCCCCCAGTCAGCATGAAATCGACCTGCGTTATGCCGAGGGCATGCGCATGGCCGATACCGCCATGACCTACCGGGTTATTGTTAAGGAAATGGCCCGCAAACACGGCATTTATGCCACCTTCATGCCCAAACCGATTTTCGGTGAAAACGGTTCCGGCATGCATGTACACCAATCCCTGTTCAAAAACGGCCGCAACGTCTTTTTCGATGCCAACGATGAGTTTCATCTCAGTCCGGAAGGCAAAAGCTACATTGCCGGTATCCTAAAGCATGCCCCGGAAATGACCTGCGTAACCAACCAGTGGGTTAACTCTTATAAACGTCTGGTTCCCGGCTATGAAGCACCTGTATACGTTTCATGGGCTCGTAAAAACCGCTCCACACTGGTCAGGGTGCCCATGTATAAGCCCGGTAAAGAAAACGCTACCAGAATGGAACTGCGCTGCCCGGACCCGGCCGCCAACCCCTATCTCTGTTTTGCGGTAATGCTGCAAGCCGGACTTAAGGGAATTGACGAGGCCTATGAACTGCCCGCCCCCATCGAAGAAAATATCTTTGCCATGGACGGACCCACTCTCGCAGAGCACGGCATAACCGCCCTGCCCGGCAACCTTTACGAAGCTGCCGTGGCCATGAAAAACGGTGAAGTTGTCAAAGAATGCCTCGGCGAGCATATTCACAGCAATCTCTACAGGAACAAAATCAAGGAATGGGATAAATACCGTACTCAGGTAACTGAGTATGAAATCTCAACCTATCTGCCTGTACTTTAA
- a CDS encoding LysR family transcriptional regulator has product MIDITKTAQLTPDLLRSFLVAADTGSFTRTASLVHRTQAAVSMQMKKLEDDLKCVLFKRDGRGVSLTSEGEILYRYSAKILNLHDEALTAVSGPKLNGKISLGVPVDYAMKHLPGIMREFAVNHPQVQVNVFCDDTPSLSKMLDSGQLDLVITTDNIQTEYSTTLQLSWFLPERMDPSEMEELPLALFHPVCCYRENGLKALEKAGRKYRIAYGSPSMAGLLAAVQGGLAIAVVTKETTAKGCRHALPSDDLPPIKSVYIDLRFQPGNCSEVVSVFGGFIAKGLGIMI; this is encoded by the coding sequence ATGATTGATATCACAAAAACAGCTCAACTGACCCCGGATCTGCTCCGTTCCTTTTTAGTAGCCGCTGATACCGGAAGCTTTACCCGCACTGCATCCCTTGTTCACAGGACACAGGCAGCAGTAAGCATGCAGATGAAAAAACTGGAAGATGACCTGAAATGCGTGCTTTTTAAGCGCGACGGCAGAGGAGTCAGTCTTACATCCGAAGGTGAAATACTTTATCGCTACTCAGCCAAAATTCTGAATCTTCATGATGAAGCACTAACCGCTGTGTCCGGGCCTAAATTAAACGGCAAGATAAGCCTTGGTGTTCCTGTTGACTACGCTATGAAACATCTTCCCGGAATTATGCGAGAATTCGCCGTAAACCATCCTCAAGTCCAAGTTAATGTATTTTGTGATGACACCCCTAGTCTGAGTAAGATGCTGGATAGCGGACAACTCGACCTAGTCATAACAACTGACAACATACAGACAGAATACTCCACCACACTGCAACTAAGCTGGTTTCTGCCTGAAAGAATGGACCCATCAGAAATGGAAGAATTGCCGCTGGCTCTATTCCACCCGGTCTGCTGTTATCGCGAGAATGGCTTGAAAGCTCTGGAAAAAGCAGGACGCAAATACCGTATTGCCTACGGCAGCCCCAGTATGGCTGGCTTGCTGGCAGCGGTTCAGGGAGGATTGGCCATAGCAGTGGTGACAAAGGAAACAACAGCAAAAGGATGCAGGCACGCCCTTCCTTCAGACGACCTGCCACCCATAAAATCGGTTTATATTGACTTGAGATTCCAGCCCGGAAACTGTTCAGAAGTGGTTTCGGTATTTGGAGGGTTTATTGCGAAGGGGTTGGGAATTATGATTTAG